The following are encoded together in the Candidatus Omnitrophota bacterium genome:
- a CDS encoding O-antigen ligase family protein, with protein MKIIERFKDLTLIEKLICFYVALIPVMRVPDLPFISQKVQFSEIIFLLMIIVWFIGLIKKKYRLKNNFLTLPIILIAAAFSISSINAELKTASLLELSGILYLLLMVYFVSIMISGKKSAYFIMDIWVYTAFFVSSIGMLAILDWLFFKRAVFLLAPQPGLTSVLPFPRIHSTFRMGSMLASYLHISIIFAFIRFIEEPKGKKRVFLAIAIIMFFIVSLLTASRPLLGIIVSIFLILLKLRGKVIYSVLRYSVFVLLVFVILWSAAITLWVVVPVNYTINQNEMSFSLKVHYPASLYMHLFDAAARMFKDHPITGVGIGMFNEKVIDYVDWQRKDVLLSHFYRNQQTWHGKSDPHSTYLGWAAETGALGLLAVMFLIILYLRKMWALSEHPGAQIKTLVVCYMAGMSGILINAFYIDILTMRHFWFFIALGLVFYNYSQTNTGEQER; from the coding sequence ATGAAGATAATAGAGAGATTCAAAGACTTAACCCTTATTGAGAAATTAATCTGTTTTTACGTCGCGCTTATCCCAGTCATGAGAGTCCCTGATTTACCGTTTATTTCCCAAAAGGTACAGTTCTCAGAAATAATTTTTTTGTTGATGATAATTGTCTGGTTTATCGGGTTGATCAAAAAGAAATACCGGCTAAAAAACAATTTTTTAACATTGCCCATAATCCTCATTGCAGCAGCCTTTTCAATATCCTCTATTAATGCGGAATTGAAAACAGCCAGTCTCTTGGAGTTATCGGGGATTTTGTATTTGTTATTAATGGTTTATTTTGTCAGTATCATGATAAGCGGAAAGAAGAGTGCCTATTTTATTATGGATATATGGGTCTATACTGCTTTTTTTGTATCTTCAATCGGAATGCTTGCGATTTTGGATTGGTTGTTTTTTAAAAGAGCCGTATTTCTTCTTGCTCCTCAACCGGGTTTGACTTCAGTATTGCCTTTTCCGAGAATACATTCAACGTTTAGGATGGGAAGTATGCTTGCATCGTATTTACATATTAGCATAATTTTCGCTTTTATAAGATTTATCGAAGAACCAAAAGGCAAGAAGAGGGTATTTCTTGCTATAGCAATAATAATGTTTTTTATTGTTTCGTTACTTACGGCTTCCCGCCCGCTTTTGGGTATAATTGTCTCAATATTCCTGATATTGTTAAAATTAAGAGGCAAAGTTATTTATTCTGTCCTTAGGTATTCTGTGTTTGTGCTTCTTGTGTTTGTTATTCTCTGGTCTGCCGCTATAACGTTATGGGTTGTTGTGCCGGTAAACTATACAATCAACCAGAATGAAATGTCATTCAGCCTAAAAGTCCATTATCCCGCGTCTCTTTATATGCATTTATTTGATGCTGCGGCAAGGATGTTCAAGGACCATCCTATTACCGGTGTAGGAATAGGTATGTTTAACGAAAAAGTCATAGATTATGTTGATTGGCAGAGAAAAGATGTCCTTCTGTCGCATTTTTACAGAAACCAGCAAACCTGGCATGGAAAGAGCGATCCGCATTCTACCTATCTTGGATGGGCTGCAGAGACAGGTGCCTTGGGGTTGCTGGCAGTGATGTTTTTAATAATTCTATATTTAAGGAAGATGTGGGCATTATCCGAGCATCCCGGTGCTCAGATAAAGACTTTGGTTGTATGTTATATGGCCGGAATGTCGGGCATTCTTATCAATGCTTTTTATATAGACATCTTGACTATGAGGCATTTTTGGTTTTTTATTGCATTGGGCCTAGTTTTTTATAATTATTCTCAAACCAACACTGGCGAGCAAGAAAGATGA
- a CDS encoding flippase, whose product MKRNIINSIFKNFSSLILAQFAYKAMTFISMIIIARYLGVEGFGQISFALSFVWGFLFLADFGFVDLFVRDISKKREDINKYVGNILVLKTGIGLLNILAIFILALSLPFARQKIAVIMVLGVSVVLDSFVYFYRSIFRIRDKMEIEAALMVLESAMKLISLILFIKLGDFSTGIIIISFALLLVSLLNFSINSFICFVTNKRLKFSFDRGLCLYLIRSAFPFALIYIFSFLAFRIDIIMLSYLKGDVSSGLFNANGKIIEQFMLISVTLAAVYLPLFSRLTGAKEGIKNILLKTVYILSALALGLILTFYFFGSNILNIIYGPDFKDASQYMFILSLVLLPYMLKPIVEKALFAVGRQDFVLIVYFIAVLANILLNFHFIPLFGIKGAIFSTLISESAATLVCFIASYRNKDIFRAEGYELSLGGVDEI is encoded by the coding sequence ATGAAAAGAAATATCATTAATTCGATTTTTAAGAATTTTTCAAGCCTGATCCTGGCGCAATTTGCTTATAAAGCAATGACTTTTATCAGCATGATAATCATTGCCAGGTATCTGGGCGTTGAGGGTTTCGGTCAGATATCTTTTGCACTGTCATTTGTCTGGGGGTTTCTTTTTCTGGCTGATTTTGGTTTTGTTGACCTTTTTGTAAGAGATATATCAAAAAAAAGGGAAGATATAAATAAGTATGTCGGAAACATACTTGTATTAAAAACAGGTATCGGTTTGCTGAATATACTGGCGATATTCATTCTGGCATTAAGCCTGCCTTTTGCCCGCCAGAAAATAGCAGTAATAATGGTGCTTGGCGTATCTGTTGTTCTGGATTCTTTCGTTTATTTCTACAGGTCCATATTCCGCATAAGGGATAAAATGGAGATCGAGGCAGCACTCATGGTCCTTGAATCAGCGATGAAGTTAATTTCGCTGATACTTTTTATCAAGCTGGGTGATTTTTCAACAGGTATAATTATTATATCTTTTGCTTTACTCTTAGTCAGTTTGCTAAATTTTTCCATAAACTCTTTTATATGCTTTGTTACTAACAAAAGGCTTAAATTTTCTTTTGATAGAGGCCTGTGTTTATATCTGATAAGGTCGGCGTTTCCTTTTGCTTTGATATACATATTCAGTTTCCTTGCCTTTAGGATAGATATAATCATGCTCTCTTATCTTAAAGGTGATGTTTCTTCCGGGCTGTTTAATGCCAATGGCAAGATTATTGAGCAATTCATGCTTATATCTGTTACCCTGGCGGCAGTCTATTTGCCTCTTTTCTCAAGGCTCACCGGAGCCAAAGAAGGCATAAAGAATATTCTTTTAAAAACCGTCTATATACTATCAGCTTTAGCTTTAGGCCTGATTTTAACTTTTTATTTCTTTGGTAGCAATATTTTGAATATCATCTACGGCCCAGATTTTAAAGACGCCTCGCAATATATGTTTATCTTATCGTTAGTCCTGCTGCCTTATATGCTCAAGCCAATCGTTGAAAAAGCGCTTTTTGCCGTCGGTAGACAGGATTTTGTTCTCATAGTTTATTTTATAGCTGTATTGGCGAATATTCTGCTTAATTTCCATTTTATCCCGCTGTTTGGAATCAAAGGCGCGATTTTCTCTACGCTTATATCCGAGTCAGCGGCAACATTGGTATGTTTTATTGCCAGTTACCGTAACAAGGACATATTCAGGGCAGAAGGCTACGAACTTTCTTTAGGAGGGGTTGATGAAATATAA
- a CDS encoding N-acetyltransferase yields MSGPDLKLDKVIQRVSRNFKLENAANVPDEELAAFLESAYSDQFNAQYYRNHGQVIKRLHWANLNNPANRKGYPVWICRKADTGQIVGHIGIMPFYLKTGEKDLLCAWGRGLVVLPQYRKLGIGPFLLQGVINELKQDYKLFLVAGLNDYVYPVYQKLGFIDLGLIPLYARLNRINPLLEKIIGANRISKVLCILPDLFISLFYKIFSYSGRDRFYKQNYKISPVNEFNSEFDDFWLRVSKNFKVIAKRSSDMLNWRIFKQPYWEYSVFKVTPAKESKPKGYMVLRKGKSRGFNTGIIMDMFADPDDNNIYGALIKYAIDYFSYSEKLDLIRCNMLNNGAAHFLKRFGFINVKSSTRLMAFNLSLESDLLHLVSDNNNWFISFFDSDLDLF; encoded by the coding sequence ATGAGCGGACCAGATTTGAAATTGGATAAAGTGATTCAAAGAGTAAGCAGAAACTTTAAGCTTGAGAATGCTGCAAATGTCCCTGATGAAGAGCTGGCAGCATTCTTAGAGTCTGCTTACTCTGATCAGTTTAATGCACAATATTATCGTAACCACGGCCAGGTAATAAAACGTCTGCACTGGGCTAATCTTAATAATCCTGCTAATAGAAAAGGTTATCCTGTCTGGATCTGCCGAAAGGCTGATACCGGCCAGATAGTTGGCCACATTGGTATTATGCCGTTTTACCTTAAGACAGGAGAAAAAGATTTATTGTGTGCCTGGGGCCGAGGCCTGGTAGTTTTGCCTCAATACAGGAAGCTGGGAATAGGCCCTTTTTTACTCCAGGGTGTAATTAATGAACTGAAGCAAGATTATAAGTTATTTCTCGTAGCCGGACTGAATGATTATGTTTACCCTGTTTATCAAAAGCTCGGTTTTATTGATTTGGGATTAATCCCGCTGTATGCAAGATTAAACCGGATTAACCCTCTGCTAGAGAAAATAATAGGAGCTAACCGGATTTCTAAAGTATTATGTATATTGCCGGATCTGTTTATCAGCCTGTTCTATAAAATTTTTAGTTATTCAGGAAGAGACAGGTTCTATAAGCAAAATTACAAAATCTCGCCCGTAAACGAATTTAATAGTGAATTTGATGATTTTTGGTTAAGGGTAAGCAAAAATTTCAAAGTTATCGCCAAAAGGAGCTCCGATATGCTTAATTGGCGTATATTTAAGCAGCCGTATTGGGAATATTCCGTATTTAAAGTTACTCCAGCTAAGGAAAGTAAGCCAAAGGGTTATATGGTGCTACGTAAAGGAAAAAGCAGGGGATTTAATACGGGAATTATTATGGATATGTTTGCAGATCCGGATGATAATAACATATATGGGGCACTCATTAAGTATGCAATCGACTATTTTTCATATTCTGAAAAATTAGATTTGATAAGATGTAATATGCTTAATAACGGCGCAGCCCATTTTCTTAAGCGCTTTGGATTCATTAATGTAAAGTCAAGCACGCGGCTGATGGCATTTAATCTTTCCCTTGAAAGCGATTTACTGCATCTTGTAAGCGATAATAATAATTGGTTTATCAGTTTTTTTGATTCAGATTTAGACCTATTCTGA
- a CDS encoding glycosyltransferase, producing the protein MLKNRNIICISSIDWDFIWQGHQEIMSNLAKNDNRVLFIENTGARSPGVRDFGRIKKRIKNWFSGIGGIRKQDNNLYIYSPLVLPFPYLKIANFINSRIVMSVLNKWVKAMDFSDPIIWVFLPTPLTMKIVNNFNYKIVVYYCIDNFRVSSKFAKKIVDSEINLLKNADLVFVTSHELYNYSLQFNKKVYLFPFAVDYEYFEKARSGVLNVPDDLRQIKHPIVGYVGGLHRWLDLKLIKQAALLMPEYSFVFIGPAQTDLQELSNIRNIYFLGKKDHKSLPAYINCFDACIIPYLLTEYTKNVYPTKLNEYMAMGKAVISTDIPEVRYFNKENDNIIFVANKPEDFCDKIKSAIAVNSQADFNKRIAVAKKNSWKQRINQMTALISVAIDEADKKRHDWKDNFLKIYNRTKRNFIKSALLSGALYILIFYTPLMWFLADPLKISEAPVKSDAIVVLAGGVGETGLAGYSYEERVKYAIELYKQGYADHLVFSSGFVYIFNEPLVMKALAISLGVPEEAIILESASKNTYEHVTNIKKLLSENKMSNIIVVSSPYHMRRLYLVSKKLAGNINFTYCPVPSSIFYMRRINNPAENTLQQVNLAQIKAFIHEYSAIVYYWFKGWI; encoded by the coding sequence ATGTTAAAGAATAGAAATATAATATGCATATCTTCCATTGATTGGGATTTTATCTGGCAGGGGCACCAGGAGATAATGTCTAACCTTGCTAAGAATGATAACCGTGTCCTTTTTATTGAAAATACCGGAGCCCGCTCTCCCGGAGTGAGGGATTTCGGAAGGATAAAAAAAAGGATAAAAAACTGGTTTTCCGGAATTGGCGGTATACGTAAGCAGGATAATAACCTATACATATATTCTCCTTTAGTATTGCCGTTTCCATACCTGAAAATCGCAAATTTCATCAATAGCCGCATAGTTATGTCAGTATTAAATAAGTGGGTAAAGGCCATGGATTTTTCTGACCCGATTATCTGGGTTTTCTTGCCCACGCCGCTTACAATGAAGATCGTTAATAATTTTAATTACAAAATCGTGGTTTATTACTGTATTGACAATTTCAGGGTCAGTTCCAAATTTGCAAAAAAAATCGTTGATTCTGAGATTAACCTGTTAAAAAATGCAGATCTTGTTTTTGTTACATCACATGAACTTTATAACTACTCGCTGCAATTTAATAAGAAAGTTTATCTTTTTCCTTTTGCGGTAGATTACGAATATTTCGAAAAGGCCAGGTCCGGGGTTTTGAATGTGCCGGATGATCTGAGGCAGATTAAACATCCTATAGTAGGTTATGTAGGCGGCCTGCACCGTTGGCTTGACCTGAAGTTAATAAAGCAGGCAGCTCTTTTAATGCCTGAATATTCCTTTGTATTTATCGGGCCTGCGCAGACTGACCTTCAGGAGTTGAGTAATATCAGAAATATTTATTTTCTCGGGAAAAAGGACCACAAGAGCCTGCCCGCATATATAAACTGTTTTGACGCTTGTATAATACCTTATCTATTGACAGAGTATACTAAGAACGTGTATCCCACTAAATTAAATGAATATATGGCTATGGGTAAGGCAGTTATTTCTACAGACATCCCCGAAGTAAGGTACTTTAATAAAGAAAATGATAATATTATTTTTGTCGCAAATAAACCGGAAGATTTTTGTGATAAGATAAAATCTGCCATTGCGGTAAATTCTCAGGCAGATTTCAATAAAAGGATCGCCGTGGCTAAGAAAAACAGCTGGAAGCAGAGAATAAACCAGATGACTGCTTTAATCAGCGTTGCCATAGATGAGGCAGATAAGAAAAGGCATGACTGGAAAGATAATTTCTTAAAGATATATAATCGCACAAAAAGGAATTTTATAAAGTCAGCTTTATTGTCCGGAGCACTTTATATCCTAATTTTTTACACACCTTTGATGTGGTTCTTGGCTGATCCATTGAAGATCTCTGAAGCCCCGGTTAAATCTGACGCCATAGTAGTTTTAGCAGGCGGGGTTGGGGAAACCGGCCTGGCAGGATACAGTTATGAAGAGAGGGTGAAATATGCAATTGAGCTATATAAACAGGGCTATGCAGATCATTTAGTTTTTTCATCCGGTTTTGTTTATATCTTTAATGAACCGCTTGTTATGAAAGCATTAGCTATTTCTTTAGGAGTGCCTGAGGAAGCGATAATCCTTGAGAGCGCTTCCAAAAATACATATGAACACGTGACTAATATTAAAAAGCTCTTGAGTGAGAATAAAATGTCGAATATTATAGTAGTCAGCTCGCCATACCATATGCGCAGGCTTTATCTTGTAAGTAAGAAACTGGCAGGCAATATTAATTTTACTTATTGTCCGGTTCCTTCAAGTATTTTTTATATGCGCAGGATAAACAACCCGGCAGAAAATACCTTGCAGCAGGTAAATTTGGCTCAAATAAAAGCTTTTATACATGAGTATTCGGCAATCGTATATTATTGGTTCAAAGGATGGATTTAA
- a CDS encoding glycosyltransferase, whose protein sequence is MNKLSIVIPAYNEEKYIESSVSTIIQEAKAGNIEDFEVIIIENGSSDNTLNICRSLQKAYPREFRLISLPESNYGKALKAGIKNASGMNIAIFNIDFWDIKFLKESLQLLKNNDFIVGSKVLSGSRDNRPFTRKFITMLLNILIKVTFRYKGTDTHGIKVISSQKVNLFIDKCVLEKELFDTELMIRAQRAGLSIVELPVEVAEIRPTRYGFFKRACCTLRDLVRLYINLNIKNR, encoded by the coding sequence ATGAATAAACTTTCCATTGTCATCCCTGCATATAACGAAGAGAAGTATATTGAATCTTCAGTGTCAACCATTATACAAGAGGCCAAAGCAGGAAATATAGAAGATTTTGAGGTGATAATAATCGAAAACGGCAGCTCTGATAATACCCTGAATATCTGCAGGTCGCTTCAAAAAGCATATCCGCGGGAGTTTCGCTTGATCAGCCTGCCTGAGTCTAATTACGGCAAGGCCTTAAAGGCCGGGATTAAAAATGCATCAGGCATGAATATAGCCATTTTTAATATCGATTTTTGGGATATAAAATTTTTAAAAGAATCGTTGCAGCTTTTAAAGAATAATGACTTTATCGTCGGTTCAAAAGTCCTGTCAGGTTCCCGCGATAATAGGCCGTTTACCCGTAAATTTATTACCATGCTTTTAAACATTCTGATTAAAGTTACATTCAGGTATAAGGGGACAGATACCCATGGTATCAAGGTTATCAGTAGCCAGAAGGTAAACTTGTTTATCGATAAGTGCGTTTTAGAGAAAGAGTTATTTGATACCGAGCTTATGATCCGGGCGCAAAGAGCCGGACTTTCGATAGTGGAATTGCCTGTTGAAGTCGCTGAAATCAGGCCTACCAGGTATGGTTTCTTTAAAAGGGCATGTTGCACCTTAAGGGATTTAGTCCGCCTGTATATCAATTTAAACATTAAAAACAGATAA
- a CDS encoding NAD-dependent epimerase/dehydratase family protein: MKIFVTGATGFIGRHFIVLLKNNNLDARVLLREGSVLSGCPFEVVRGDIRDRRSLEKCMSGCDTLVHLAAVSAPWVINEDSYNTINFLGTKNLLDSALSLSFKKVIYVSTRATLSGQGKGQLIDESSQYFSSHSCDGYVRSKLLAEKLAIDYSGRGLPITIVNPTSVIGPFHSIQAGINKVTADYLKSRLVFLFINGNFNLVDVRDVAMGILKAINLGLPRQRYILGNVNITLRDFLIKVADISKNKKMLLELPYPAALALAFFAEKSAKITKINPPVTVAKVNMVRENNFCDNSKSRSLLKMDYLSLDTTITDLISCIKSKGLIT, from the coding sequence ATGAAGATTTTTGTCACTGGGGCTACTGGTTTTATCGGCAGGCATTTTATTGTATTGCTTAAGAATAATAATTTGGACGCAAGGGTCCTTCTTAGGGAGGGATCGGTTTTGTCTGGTTGTCCGTTCGAAGTTGTCCGTGGAGATATAAGAGACAGACGCTCTTTGGAAAAATGCATGTCCGGCTGTGACACGCTTGTGCATCTTGCTGCCGTAAGCGCTCCCTGGGTCATAAATGAAGATAGCTATAACACAATAAATTTCTTAGGAACAAAGAATTTGTTGGATTCTGCTTTATCTTTAAGCTTTAAGAAAGTTATTTATGTAAGCACGAGAGCGACTTTGTCAGGGCAAGGCAAAGGCCAGCTCATTGACGAAAGCAGCCAGTATTTTTCTTCTCATTCATGCGATGGGTATGTCCGCTCTAAATTATTAGCTGAGAAATTGGCTATTGATTATAGCGGCCGTGGGTTGCCTATAACCATAGTCAACCCTACTTCTGTAATCGGGCCATTCCATTCTATACAGGCGGGGATAAACAAGGTAACCGCGGATTATTTAAAAAGCAGGCTGGTTTTTCTTTTTATTAACGGTAACTTTAACCTTGTAGATGTGCGGGATGTTGCCATGGGAATCCTGAAAGCCATTAATCTGGGTCTTCCCCGGCAGAGGTATATATTGGGTAATGTAAATATTACTTTGCGCGATTTCTTAATTAAAGTCGCCGATATTTCAAAAAACAAGAAAATGCTGCTGGAATTGCCATATCCTGCAGCATTAGCATTGGCTTTTTTTGCCGAAAAATCAGCTAAGATCACTAAAATTAACCCGCCGGTTACAGTAGCCAAGGTTAATATGGTCAGAGAAAATAACTTCTGTGATAACTCTAAATCAAGAAGCTTGCTAAAAATGGATTACTTAAGCCTCGATACTACTATAACCGACCTTATAAGCTGCATTAAATCAAAAGGCCTGATTACATGA
- a CDS encoding radical SAM protein, producing the protein MKEKIVLLNPPAPTLNMRDMYSSTVSKGLYCWPQVDLLVLSGILSKEFDISIIDANALRLTNDQTMEIIKKAAPYALIFMAGSSSKCNDLGFAYKVKNSFRDMLIIGEGGFLRNNPVQEMQDNVFLDAVLLNFTSDDILGFLKNDTSELNNLAVRKNDVVICGKTKYSTGYFSYPVPRHEQLDFSKYRLSHGRRIPLTSVISSYGCVGKCAFCVSSNIPYIMRDVDNITDELRYVEKLGIREVFFRDVSFGSVKKHALALCQNIIENKIKLGWVCDMRADSIDEERMVSMKRAGCHAIHIGVESANQMILDRYSKNMKIETIEQAFRLAHKHGIKTIGYFIIGIPGESEEDIINTIDFAIKLRCDYASFNFAIPIVGTELRKECLENDWLNSDDGSFDGSFSPVIETGSIPYQRLRELRDIAFRRFYLRPEYIFDRITKLKTVFEAKMLVLEFLNMSKTAVLNIFKRNR; encoded by the coding sequence ATGAAAGAAAAAATAGTCTTATTGAATCCTCCGGCACCTACTTTAAACATGCGCGATATGTATAGTAGCACAGTTTCAAAAGGGCTATATTGCTGGCCTCAGGTTGACCTTCTTGTCCTAAGCGGGATACTTTCTAAAGAATTTGACATTAGTATAATTGACGCCAATGCGTTAAGGCTTACTAACGATCAAACGATGGAGATTATTAAAAAGGCCGCTCCGTATGCTTTAATATTTATGGCCGGGTCGTCAAGCAAGTGTAACGACTTGGGATTTGCCTATAAAGTAAAGAATTCATTTAGAGACATGCTTATAATCGGGGAAGGCGGATTTTTGCGGAATAACCCTGTTCAGGAGATGCAGGATAATGTTTTTTTGGACGCAGTATTATTAAATTTTACCAGCGATGACATATTAGGATTTCTGAAAAATGATACGTCAGAATTAAACAATTTAGCTGTCAGGAAGAATGACGTGGTAATTTGCGGGAAGACAAAGTATTCTACAGGTTATTTTAGTTATCCTGTCCCAAGGCATGAACAGCTTGACTTTTCCAAATACAGGCTGAGCCATGGGAGGAGGATCCCGCTGACCAGCGTGATATCAAGCTATGGGTGTGTAGGTAAATGCGCTTTCTGTGTTTCTTCCAATATACCGTATATTATGAGAGATGTGGATAACATAACCGATGAATTAAGGTATGTAGAGAAATTAGGGATAAGGGAAGTTTTTTTCAGGGATGTTTCATTTGGAAGCGTAAAGAAACACGCTTTGGCGCTTTGCCAGAATATCATAGAAAATAAGATAAAGCTCGGATGGGTATGTGATATGAGGGCTGATTCAATAGATGAGGAACGCATGGTTTCCATGAAGCGCGCAGGTTGCCATGCTATACATATCGGAGTAGAATCTGCAAACCAGATGATATTGGACCGTTATTCAAAAAATATGAAGATTGAGACCATAGAGCAGGCTTTCAGGTTAGCTCATAAGCATGGTATAAAGACTATAGGATATTTTATTATAGGAATACCCGGTGAAAGCGAAGAAGATATTATAAATACAATTGATTTTGCAATCAAGCTTAGATGTGATTATGCTTCGTTTAATTTTGCCATTCCCATAGTTGGGACAGAATTGCGTAAAGAATGTCTGGAGAATGACTGGCTCAACTCAGATGACGGCAGTTTCGACGGTTCTTTTAGCCCCGTAATTGAGACCGGCAGTATACCCTATCAGAGATTGAGAGAATTAAGGGATATTGCCTTCAGGAGGTTCTATTTGAGGCCAGAATACATATTTGACAGGATAACAAAACTAAAGACGGTGTTTGAGGCAAAGATGCTGGTTTTGGAGTTTCTTAATATGTCAAAGACGGCTGTTCTCAATATTTTTAAGAGGAACCGATAG
- a CDS encoding DUF4330 family protein, which produces MKLIDDKGNLFGKINIIDLLILILIVYISSSFFIKKSYLKKLEHSAQRSDIDKAVTSVIVVSQEAENKEVRSNLEQISLIIKFPGYSEWLANAIAVGDKKEDDPGVEIKEIISVRPVYLITNSVVSEHPELKSIIVKISLRVSREGNRVYYNNVPLKIGGQFLFKTDKYDINGEILEIQK; this is translated from the coding sequence ATGAAGCTTATCGACGATAAAGGAAATTTATTCGGCAAGATTAACATTATTGATTTACTTATCCTGATTCTGATAGTTTATATTTCTTCTTCCTTTTTCATAAAAAAATCTTATTTAAAAAAATTGGAGCATTCTGCCCAGAGAAGCGATATCGATAAAGCCGTTACTTCAGTGATAGTCGTTTCCCAGGAAGCCGAGAATAAGGAAGTAAGGTCTAATCTTGAACAGATCTCGCTTATAATAAAGTTCCCGGGATATTCGGAATGGCTGGCTAATGCTATCGCTGTCGGCGATAAAAAAGAAGATGATCCTGGTGTTGAAATTAAGGAGATAATCTCTGTCAGGCCTGTATATTTAATAACTAATTCCGTGGTATCCGAGCATCCTGAATTGAAAAGTATAATAGTAAAAATATCTTTAAGGGTATCCAGGGAGGGCAACAGGGTTTATTACAATAATGTCCCGCTTAAGATAGGAGGGCAATTTCTTTTTAAAACAGATAAGTATGATATCAATGGAGAAATCCTGGAAATACAGAAATAA
- a CDS encoding class I SAM-dependent methyltransferase: protein MAESDKEKKTSSVYSYLWRKADKDGLLAKSHYERMQEVIPEQIIRGCRGLEVGSGCGCDTLSMAKANKSVMICSLELSDGIYETKDLCKGLPNVKLVKASAINLPFKDEIFDFAYSFGVLHHTIDPEKSLREIARVIKKEAHVFLYLYEDHSDNPIKYSAVKFVSLIRVFTLKVPSKILLILSYIASPFVVLFFSYPAKVMRRFSLTRKLSGNMPFNFGTHLFSVAGDIYDRFAAPIEHRYSRSQLTDLLRGCGFSDINITKLKGLAGWVTWGRRI, encoded by the coding sequence ATGGCGGAGTCGGATAAGGAAAAGAAAACAAGCTCGGTTTACTCATATTTGTGGAGAAAGGCTGATAAAGATGGTTTATTGGCAAAATCCCACTATGAGAGGATGCAGGAGGTAATACCCGAGCAGATTATCAGGGGCTGCAGGGGGCTTGAGGTTGGGTCAGGCTGCGGTTGTGATACCTTATCAATGGCTAAAGCCAATAAGTCCGTAATGATTTGCAGCCTGGAATTAAGCGATGGGATTTATGAGACAAAAGACCTATGCAAAGGTCTGCCAAATGTGAAGCTGGTAAAGGCATCAGCAATCAATTTACCGTTTAAGGATGAGATCTTTGATTTTGCATATTCCTTCGGGGTGTTGCACCATACTATAGACCCTGAAAAGTCGCTTAGAGAGATCGCGCGGGTTATAAAAAAAGAAGCCCATGTTTTTTTGTATTTATACGAGGATCATTCGGATAACCCGATAAAATATTCAGCTGTTAAATTTGTCAGCCTGATAAGGGTGTTTACGCTTAAGGTCCCTTCCAAGATTTTATTGATTTTATCATACATCGCATCTCCTTTTGTTGTTTTATTCTTTTCTTACCCTGCAAAGGTAATGAGGAGGTTCAGTCTGACCAGGAAGCTGTCAGGCAATATGCCGTTTAATTTTGGGACGCATCTATTTTCTGTTGCCGGAGATATTTATGACCGTTTTGCTGCTCCGATCGAACACAGGTACAGCAGAAGCCAGCTAACAGACCTTCTTAGAGGATGCGGGTTTTCTGATATCAATATAACTAAGCTCAAAGGGTTAGCAGGATGGGTAACCTGGGGAAGAAGAATATAA